Proteins from one Cryptomeria japonica chromosome 4, Sugi_1.0, whole genome shotgun sequence genomic window:
- the LOC131065487 gene encoding putative leucine-rich repeat receptor-like serine/threonine-protein kinase At2g24130: MSNGSLRRWLYPGRGDECQLILADRLRIAKEIAQGMEYLHHRCFVQVIHCDLKPDNVLLGDDMTPYISDFGITKLLFGASMNSLTSTNALMGSTGYIAPEYGVGGKISTKGDLYSYGILLLELLTRKRPTDGLFIEGTNLPKWVDMNFPNNIIEVVDTNLLRDVKESESSMILSCLTQFMQVGLACTRELPQQRPNMMEIVKRLEKIRVAFIGAQSLQLPIDILSLLESTSDLKNTSSKRDENWSTSTF, from the exons ATGTCAAATGGAAGTTTGAGGAGATGGCTATATCCTGGAAGAGGAGATGAATGCCAATTAATTTTGGCTGACCGATTAAGAATAGCAAAAGAGATAGCacaaggaatggaatatctacatCATCGTTGCTTTGTTCAAGTCATTCATTGTGACTTAAAGCCTGATAATGTATTGCTCGGGGATGATATGACTCCATATATATCAGACTTTGGCATTACTAAACTCTTGTTTGGGGCTTCAATGAACTCCTTGACTTCTACAAATGCACTAATGGGATCTACTGGCTATATTGCACCAG AGTATGGAGTGGGTGGAAAGATTTCAACAAAAGGAGATTTATACAGCTATGGAATTCTACTTTTAGAGTTGTTGACCAGAAAGAGACCTACAGATGGCTTATTTATAGAAGGAACAAATCTACCAAAATGGGTAGATATGAACTTTCCAAATAATATCATAGAAGTTGTGGACACCAACCTACTTAGAGATGTTAAAGAATCAGAATCATCAATGATATTGTCATGCCTTACTCAATTTATGCAAGTAGGGTTGGCTTGCACAAGGGAGCTACCACAACAACGACCAAATATGATGGAGATAGTCAAAAGATTAGAAAAGATAAGAGTGGCATTTATTGGTGCACAATCATTGCAATTGCCCATAGATATTTTGTCTTTACTTGAGAGTACAAGTGATCTAAAAAACACTAGTTCTAAGAGGGATGAAAATTGGTCTACATCTACATTTTAG
- the LOC131065488 gene encoding LRR receptor-like serine/threonine-protein kinase FLS2 has product MKTALVCFLLLFFSATSQPSSHSDEEALMSFKSSLSLDPHNSLFDWSPHHSFCNLTGVICSSHHQRVVSLNLTGMSLLGPISPFIGNLSFLRVLDLRTNSFQGQIPPQLGRLYRLTILGMGRNELEGSIPSTLGDCSSLQNLSLAYNNLMGSIPSQLGLLLNLKTLFLGKNQLSGAIPSFLGNMSSLIDLELGKNKFHGGIPVELGMLSQLSVLYLQDNNLTGTIPSFLGNMSSLTDLDLFQNKLHGNIPIELGMLTQLKIINLGFNKLIGEIPIALFNCTLLQNLALSNNQLTGHISSEFAKLSKLQQLLLWGNQLSGKIPISLSNCTQLQKLELAMNQFSGNVPLEFGNLHQLRELHLASNHLVSGRKDLSILMALTNCSSMNTLDLSLNNLAGVLPSSLGQLSSQLSLLKLFSNNIEGNIPSSISNLTMLAYLDLSYNLFNGTIPSSLGQFSHLERLYLQGNNLHGSIPKLLGQAKSLGKLELSENMLSSIIPNSLGDLPQLRRLYLHHNQLSGRIPSSLGGCQTLELIDLSHNKLRGNIPPEFLSLKNLQFYFNISSNLLQGSLLEMSKMAMVQAIDVYVNNFSGEIPIALSSCTNLQYLNLSWNSFNGTIPTALANLKNLVDIDLSSNNLSGVIPMAFQEMKTLQHINLSSNRLIREVPKGGAFATLNQSAIVGNLGLCGTWIKLSPCSKDKFSSITKKAIIPIVVGITIFIMSLLLFAISYR; this is encoded by the coding sequence atgaagaCTGCTTTAGTTTGTTTCCTTCTCTTGTTTTTCTCTGCCACCTCCCAGCCATCTTCTCATTCTGATGAAGAAGCTCTTATGTCTTTTAAGAGTTCCCTCTCCCTCGACCCCCACAATTCTTTGTTCGATTGGTCTCCTCATCATTCCTTCTGCAATTTGACTGGCGTTATCTGCTCTTCTCATCATCAGCGTGTGGTTTCTTTGAATCTTACTGGTATGTCTTTACTTGGTCCAATCTCTCCTTTCATTggcaatctttcttttcttagagtACTCGATCTCAGGACTAACAGCTTCCAAGGCCAGATTCCCCCTCAGCTGGGGAGGCTTTATCGCCTTACAATACTTGGTATGGGTAGAAATGAATTGGAAGGTTCCATTCCATCCACTTTAGGAGATTGTAGTTCTTTGCAAAATCTTTCTCTGGCTTATAACAATCTGATGGGTAGCATCCCCTCCCAGCTTGGCCTTCTTCTGAATTTAAAGACCCTTTTCTTAGGGAAGAATCAATTGTCAGGTGCAATCCCATCTTTTTTAGGAAACATGTCCTCTTTAATTGACTTGGAGTTGGGAAAGAACAAATTTCATGGTGGTATTCCTGTTGAATTGGGTATGCTTTCCCAACTTAGTGTGCTTTATCTTCAAGATAACAACTTGACGGGCACAATCCCATCTTTCTTAGGAAACATGTCCTCTTTAACTGACTTGGACTTGTTTCAGAACAAACTCCATGGCAATATCCCTATTGAACTAGGTATGCTTACTCAGCTCAAAATAATTAATCTTGGGTTCAACAAATTGATAGGAGAAATTCCCATTGCCCTTTTCAACTGCACCCTTCTCCAAAATTTGGCATTGTCTAACAACCAATTAACTGGCCACATTTCTTCAGAGTTTGCCAAACTATCAAAGTTGCAACAACTACTATTGTGGGGAAACCAACTCAGTGGAAAaattccaatctccctctctaattGCACTCAACTTCAAAAACTAGAATTAGCCATGAACCAATTCAGTGGCAATGTGCCCCTAGAGTTTGGTAATTTGCACCAACTTCGAGAGCTTCATTTAGCCAGTAATCATCTTGTGAGTGGAAGAAAGGATTTGTCTATTCTAATGGCCTTAACTAATTGCTCATCTATGAATACTCTAGATTTGTCTCTAAATAATCTTGCTGGTGTTTTGCCCTCTTCTCTTGGCCAATTATCAAGCCAACTTTCTCTTTTAAAATTATTCTCAAACAACATCGAGGGAAACATACCAAGCAGCATTAGCAACCTAACAATGTTGGCATACTTAGACTTATCTTACAATCTTTTCAATGGAACTATTCCATCTTCACTTGGTCAATTTTCACATCTTGAAAGACTGTATCTTCAAGGAAACAATTTACATGGAAGTATTCCAAAATTGTTAGGGCAAGCAAAAAGTCTTGGGAAGTTAGAATTGAGTGAAAACATGCTTTCAAGTATAATTCCAAATAGTCTGGGTGATCTCCCACAATTAAGACGTCTTTATCTACATCACAATCAACTATCGGGGAGAATACCTAGTAGTTTAGGGGGATGCCAAACtttggagttgatagacttgtCTCACAACAAACTAAGAGGAAATATTCCCCCAGAGTTCTTGAGTCTTAAAAATCTCCAATTTTATTTCAACATTTCTAGCAATTTATTACAAGGTTCTCTTTTGGAGATGAGCAAGATGGCAATGGTCCAAGCAATAGATGTGTATGTCAACAACTTCTCAGGTGAAATTCCAATTGCACTATCAAGTTGCACAAATTTACAATATTTGAATCTTTCATGGAATTCATTCAATGGTACAATTCCAACAGCATTAGCAAATCTCAAAAACCTTGTGGACATTGATCTCTCTAGCAATAATTTGTCAGGTGTAATTCCAATGGCTTTCCAAGAGATGAAAACACTTCAACATATCAATCTTTCTTCAAATAGGTTAATAAGAGAGGTTCCAAAGGGAGGAGCCTTTGCAACACTTAATCAGTCAGCAATTGTAGGAAATCTTGGCCTTTGTGGCACATGGATAAAATTGTCACCATGCTCCAAAGATAAATTTTCATCTATCACTAAGAAGGCGATAATTCCTATTGTGGTTGGAATTACAATTTTCATCATGTCTTTGCTATTGTTTGCAATTTCctatagataa